The Hymenobacter sp. GOD-10R genome includes a window with the following:
- a CDS encoding polysaccharide deacetylase family protein: MHLFRMPAPVRRLFPDCLWTMPATSQTLYLTFDDGPIPEETPFVLETLARYQARATFFCVGDNVVRHEAVARQVLAAGHRLANHTFHHVSGWSRSRASYLAEVAECQQALDALRPTPEARALMRPPYGRITRPLVRALHPSHQVVMWDVLTCDYDRSFAAEDCLRAAIHHTRPGSIVVFHDSLKASRNMRYVLPRYLAHFAELGYTFASL, encoded by the coding sequence ATGCATTTGTTTCGAATGCCTGCGCCAGTGCGGCGTCTCTTCCCCGATTGTCTGTGGACGATGCCCGCCACCAGCCAGACCCTGTATCTGACGTTCGACGATGGGCCTATCCCCGAAGAAACGCCTTTTGTACTCGAAACCTTAGCCCGCTACCAGGCTCGCGCTACATTCTTTTGCGTGGGCGACAATGTGGTGCGCCACGAAGCGGTGGCCCGTCAGGTGCTGGCCGCGGGTCACCGCTTGGCCAATCATACGTTCCATCACGTCAGCGGCTGGTCGCGCAGCCGGGCTAGCTACCTCGCGGAAGTAGCTGAGTGCCAACAAGCCTTGGATGCGCTGCGGCCTACACCGGAAGCACGCGCCCTCATGCGGCCACCCTACGGCCGCATCACGCGGCCACTCGTGCGGGCGCTGCATCCTAGCCACCAAGTTGTTATGTGGGACGTGCTGACCTGCGACTACGACCGCAGTTTTGCCGCCGAAGACTGCCTGCGTGCCGCCATTCACCACACCCGGCCAGGCTCCATCGTCGTATTTCATGACAGCCTAAAGGCGAGCCGTAACATGCGCTATGTGTTGCCCCGCTACCTCGCGCATTTTGCCGAGCTAGGATATACGTTTGCCTCGCTCTAG
- a CDS encoding SusD/RagB family nutrient-binding outer membrane lipoprotein: MKKTKLLAWLLLATTSLGAVSACTDGFEELNVNPNQNPNVIPETLLAPALTDLVKRNMDRNMRITNELMQVHVSRQDNDEIHRYVIRTAEADYLWNGWYTQLTDFRDMYRSAQAVKSNTFMAIARICEVWTFSLLTDTFGDVPYSEAITGREGILQPKFDHQEDIYQDLFLKLEEANELLKTNTNLTADQTQLDPLYQGNALKWRKFGNTLYLRLLMRVSRKTDAIANGLSPQAKMRDIVNTNATNYPIMADNTDSAIIRWTGTAPYQSPFQTWRTADFTTSSSMSEFFINNLVEWNDPRLPKWSTLYNGKYEGVQSGYEANKVPVAKSTYPTALMTEPLMGNILNYPELQLILAEAAVRGWISGDAKVYYEAGTTSGITLWGYTLPAGYLNGPDVKWEAGSNLDTKLDQIHLQKYYALLFTDFQQWFEYRRSGHPVLPLGPGLKNNRQMPARLNYPLYVQSLNQQNYQAAVADQGADDVNTKVWWQE; the protein is encoded by the coding sequence ATGAAAAAGACAAAACTACTCGCTTGGTTGCTGCTGGCTACCACGAGCCTAGGTGCTGTTTCGGCTTGCACCGATGGGTTTGAAGAGCTCAACGTCAACCCCAACCAGAACCCTAACGTCATCCCCGAAACGCTGCTCGCGCCGGCCCTCACCGACTTGGTGAAGCGCAACATGGACCGCAACATGCGCATCACCAACGAGCTGATGCAGGTGCACGTGTCGCGCCAAGACAATGACGAAATCCACCGCTACGTCATCCGTACGGCCGAAGCCGACTACCTCTGGAACGGCTGGTACACCCAGCTCACCGACTTCCGCGACATGTACCGCAGTGCCCAAGCAGTGAAGAGCAACACGTTCATGGCCATTGCGCGCATTTGCGAGGTCTGGACGTTTTCGCTGCTAACCGATACGTTTGGCGACGTGCCTTATTCGGAGGCAATTACGGGTCGCGAGGGGATTCTGCAACCTAAGTTCGACCACCAAGAAGACATCTACCAGGATCTTTTTCTGAAGCTGGAGGAAGCCAACGAGCTGTTGAAGACCAACACCAACCTCACGGCCGACCAAACCCAGCTCGATCCGCTCTACCAAGGCAACGCCCTGAAATGGCGCAAGTTCGGTAACACGCTGTATTTGCGGCTATTAATGCGGGTATCGCGCAAGACTGACGCTATTGCCAACGGTCTGTCGCCCCAGGCTAAGATGCGCGACATCGTTAACACAAACGCCACCAACTACCCGATCATGGCCGACAACACCGACTCGGCCATCATCCGCTGGACGGGAACAGCACCCTACCAGTCGCCCTTCCAGACGTGGCGCACTGCCGATTTCACGACCAGCAGTTCCATGAGCGAGTTCTTCATCAACAACTTGGTGGAGTGGAACGACCCGCGCCTGCCCAAGTGGTCGACGCTCTACAACGGGAAGTACGAAGGCGTGCAGAGCGGCTACGAAGCCAACAAGGTGCCGGTGGCCAAGTCGACGTATCCTACCGCTCTCATGACGGAGCCCTTGATGGGCAATATCTTGAACTACCCGGAACTCCAGCTCATCTTGGCAGAAGCGGCCGTGCGCGGCTGGATTTCGGGCGACGCCAAAGTGTACTACGAAGCCGGCACGACCAGCGGCATCACGCTCTGGGGCTACACCCTGCCGGCTGGCTACCTCAATGGCCCCGACGTGAAATGGGAAGCGGGCAGCAACCTAGACACCAAGCTCGACCAGATTCACCTCCAGAAGTACTACGCCCTGCTGTTCACCGACTTCCAGCAGTGGTTTGAGTACCGCCGCTCGGGTCACCCCGTGCTGCCGCTAGGTCCGGGCTTGAAGAACAACCGCCAGATGCCCGCTCGCCTGAACTATCCGCTCTACGTGCAGTCGCTGAACCAGCAGAATTATCAGGCCGCCGTCGCCGATCAGGGCGCCGATGATGTCAACACGAAGGTGTGGTGGCAGGAATAG
- a CDS encoding DUF5689 domain-containing protein: protein MKHKALVCSLFAISSFAFTGCLEDNPDYAAGLPSPIISLEDVRRLYQGSDVVLEPGKLAGAHQVVGIVISDPSGQNTPGGPNTVVIQNKRRGAIRGIILPLSDTPTNLAAGDSVVVDIAGATLSKASGALRIEGLTSASIEKVASNKTVKPQEVNLQTLLANLAIYEGTLVRITGGSITPVPVSGDTYKGDKTLADGSGNNVNLHTEAAATFATRRMPASATFVGIPVGAETTPQLWMRTANDAIDPSGPLYAKFPESFEAVPASVKSSYLMNTAAVPDNTVTFGTGPWKLYQSILGNTSGRDRYTGNQGIRMQQGLTESAYVEMKFDVPNGATKVTLIYGAYYTDAASSWKLEYSQDQGKTWKQTGQTITDAGNWQHSITFLVSITGPVRFRINKLGLGTSNPPAVSNGRLGLDDIAIYEN from the coding sequence ATGAAACATAAAGCACTTGTTTGTAGCCTTTTCGCCATCAGTAGCTTTGCCTTCACGGGCTGTTTGGAAGACAACCCCGACTACGCGGCCGGCCTCCCTAGCCCCATCATCTCGCTGGAAGATGTGCGGCGCCTCTACCAGGGCAGCGACGTGGTCTTGGAACCCGGCAAGCTAGCCGGCGCGCATCAGGTGGTAGGCATTGTTATTTCGGACCCCAGCGGGCAGAACACGCCCGGCGGCCCGAACACCGTGGTGATTCAAAACAAGCGGCGCGGCGCCATTCGCGGCATCATTCTGCCGCTGAGCGACACCCCCACCAACCTAGCCGCCGGCGACTCAGTGGTAGTCGATATTGCGGGCGCCACGCTCTCGAAAGCCAGTGGCGCCCTGCGCATTGAGGGACTGACGTCGGCCAGTATTGAGAAGGTCGCTAGCAACAAGACAGTGAAGCCGCAGGAGGTGAATCTGCAAACGCTGCTAGCCAACCTTGCCATCTACGAAGGCACGCTGGTGCGCATCACGGGCGGCAGCATCACGCCCGTGCCTGTATCGGGCGACACTTATAAGGGCGACAAAACCCTAGCAGATGGAAGCGGCAACAACGTTAACCTGCACACCGAAGCGGCTGCTACCTTCGCCACACGACGGATGCCGGCCAGTGCCACGTTCGTAGGCATTCCCGTTGGCGCTGAAACGACCCCGCAGCTCTGGATGCGTACCGCTAACGACGCTATTGACCCCAGTGGCCCCTTGTATGCCAAGTTTCCGGAGAGCTTTGAGGCAGTGCCGGCGAGCGTGAAAAGCAGCTACCTCATGAACACTGCCGCCGTCCCCGACAACACGGTTACGTTCGGTACTGGCCCCTGGAAGCTGTACCAATCCATCCTAGGCAACACCTCCGGCCGCGACCGGTACACCGGCAACCAGGGCATCCGGATGCAGCAGGGCCTTACGGAATCGGCCTACGTGGAGATGAAGTTCGACGTGCCAAACGGTGCCACAAAAGTCACGCTGATCTACGGTGCTTACTACACCGATGCAGCTAGCTCCTGGAAACTAGAGTACTCGCAGGACCAAGGCAAAACCTGGAAGCAAACCGGCCAAACCATCACCGACGCTGGCAACTGGCAGCATTCCATCACCTTCCTGGTGAGTATCACGGGCCCGGTGCGCTTCCGCATCAACAAGCTAGGTCTGGGTACGAGCAACCCACCGGCGGTTTCAAACGGCCGCCTCGGGCTAGATGACATTGCCATTTACGAGAACTAA
- a CDS encoding calcineurin-like phosphoesterase family protein, which yields MFRRKFLQSLGTLGLTASLPLAPAVLAEETAAVSNNAQQLSLSPVTIKGKVHQKGTGIAGVAVSDGYNVVLTDKAGKYTLGSNATAEFVYVSMPRGYAIPHEKGIAQFYQPIKAGASNVTADFALQKLATDDTKHTFIVWADPQMIDKKDTNQLITVSAPDLKELAAQYDQNTFAIGCGDLVWDKFELFDDYKKAVEITGLPFFQVIGNHDMNITARADEGSAQTFKSLFGPTYYSFNRGEIHYVVLDDVFFIGPPKKYIGYLTEKQLQWLEQDLSHVKAGSTVVVALHIPVDSGDQRRNKLKDEPLGGVVSNRAELYRILKPYKAHIMSGHTHVCEKVISENAIEHTHGAVCGAWWTGPICTDGTPNGYGVYEVNGPELKWYYKSVGKDRKHQFRAYAKGAVPERPNDIVVNVWNWDPEWKVTWFENGTRQGEMHQQTGLDPLAVQLQAGEKLPAKHKWVDPSLTDHLFFAKPSKDAKEIRIEVTDRFGQVYTDVVPA from the coding sequence ATGTTCAGAAGAAAGTTTTTACAGAGCCTAGGTACGTTAGGATTAACGGCTAGTCTACCCTTAGCACCGGCTGTTTTAGCCGAGGAAACAGCGGCAGTCTCTAACAACGCGCAGCAACTCAGCCTCTCTCCTGTTACCATCAAGGGCAAAGTGCACCAGAAAGGCACTGGCATTGCCGGCGTGGCGGTTTCGGATGGCTACAACGTCGTGCTGACGGACAAGGCTGGTAAGTACACGCTGGGGAGCAACGCCACCGCTGAGTTTGTGTACGTCTCGATGCCGCGTGGCTACGCCATTCCGCACGAAAAAGGGATTGCGCAGTTCTACCAACCCATCAAAGCGGGAGCCTCCAACGTAACGGCCGACTTTGCGCTGCAAAAGCTAGCTACCGACGACACCAAGCACACCTTCATCGTGTGGGCCGACCCGCAGATGATTGATAAAAAGGACACCAACCAGCTCATTACCGTTTCGGCGCCCGACCTGAAGGAGCTAGCCGCGCAGTACGACCAGAACACGTTTGCCATCGGCTGCGGCGATTTGGTATGGGATAAGTTTGAGCTGTTCGATGACTACAAAAAAGCGGTAGAAATTACCGGCCTGCCCTTCTTCCAAGTGATTGGCAACCACGACATGAACATCACGGCACGGGCGGATGAGGGCTCGGCCCAGACGTTCAAGAGCCTTTTTGGTCCGACCTACTACTCCTTCAACCGCGGCGAGATTCACTACGTTGTGCTGGATGATGTCTTCTTTATTGGGCCACCCAAAAAATACATTGGCTACTTGACCGAGAAGCAGTTACAGTGGCTGGAGCAGGATCTAAGCCACGTAAAAGCGGGTAGCACGGTCGTCGTGGCCCTGCACATTCCCGTCGATAGCGGCGACCAGCGGCGCAATAAGCTCAAGGACGAACCCCTAGGCGGCGTAGTGTCGAACCGGGCCGAGCTATACCGTATCCTGAAGCCCTATAAGGCGCACATCATGTCGGGTCACACCCACGTGTGCGAGAAGGTAATCAGCGAAAACGCCATCGAGCACACCCACGGCGCCGTGTGCGGCGCGTGGTGGACCGGCCCCATCTGCACCGACGGCACGCCCAACGGCTACGGCGTGTACGAAGTGAACGGCCCGGAGCTGAAGTGGTACTACAAATCCGTCGGCAAGGACCGCAAGCATCAGTTTCGGGCCTACGCCAAGGGCGCAGTGCCCGAGCGCCCCAACGACATCGTGGTGAACGTGTGGAACTGGGACCCCGAGTGGAAAGTGACGTGGTTTGAAAACGGCACCCGCCAAGGCGAAATGCACCAGCAAACGGGCCTCGACCCGCTGGCCGTGCAGCTCCAAGCCGGCGAAAAGCTCCCTGCCAAACACAAGTGGGTCGACCCTAGCCTAACCGACCACCTGTTCTTCGCCAAGCCATCCAAAGACGCTAAGGAAATCCGGATTGAGGTGACCGACCGATTTGGGCAGGTATACACGGATGTTGTGCCGGCTTAG
- a CDS encoding bifunctional YncE family protein/alkaline phosphatase family protein: protein MRPLSKTALWVSLLAGALHALPTLAQVPTNNPKADRILLPNGWSLSPVGTSLQLGDLPLNIQLTKNGKLLAVTNNGQGKQSIQLIDPKTEKLLDEKPIAKSWYGLKFSENGKKLYASGGNDNVILAYNIVENKLNLADTLRLGRRWPKDKISPTGIEVDDAQNRLYTVTKEDNSLYVIDLKTKATIKKVDLGHEAYSCLLSPDKKTLYISLWGGDKVALYNTQTGQLTGEIATESHPNELLQTKNGRYLFVANANDNSVSIIDTRSRKVLEVISTALFPTKLTGSTTNGLALSPDEKTLYIANADNNCLAVFDVTTPGKSAGRGFIPTGWYPTSVKTLGQKILVANGKGFSSLANPAGPSPVKKTDNSGSHLGVTSQQEVQYIGSLFKGTLSFIKQPSADQLTAYSKQVYANTPFTGEAQSQGKREAGNPVPSKAGEKSPIKYVFYVIKENRTYDQVLGDMPEGNGDSTLCVFPEKVTPNHHALAREFVLLDNFYVNAEVSADGHNWSMAAYATDYTEKTWPISYGGRGGTYDYEGTRKIAYPRDGYIWDYCQRAGLSYRSYGEFADNGKANLNSLEGHICVKAPGFNMDIKDVERVRVWKQDFDSLLARNAVPQFSTIRLSNDHTSGQRRGKYTPIAAVADNDLALGQLVEYISKSAIWKESAIFVLEDDAQNGPDHVDAHRSPAFVISPYTRKGAANHSMYSTSGALRTMELILGLPPMSQYDAAALPLYNCFTTSANLAPYQARAARVNLEQRNVAWNKSAEKSERFNLASEDAIPDLELNEVIWKFVKGENAVAPAPRRGAFLKLEQKRRDDDDD, encoded by the coding sequence ATGCGTCCCTTATCCAAAACTGCCCTCTGGGTTTCGCTGCTCGCTGGCGCCTTGCACGCGCTACCGACCCTAGCCCAGGTGCCCACCAATAACCCAAAAGCCGATCGGATTCTGCTGCCTAATGGCTGGTCGCTGAGCCCAGTGGGCACGTCGCTTCAGCTCGGTGACTTACCCTTGAATATCCAGCTCACCAAAAACGGCAAGCTACTGGCCGTCACAAACAACGGCCAAGGCAAGCAGAGCATTCAGCTGATTGACCCCAAGACGGAAAAGCTACTCGATGAGAAGCCGATTGCCAAATCGTGGTACGGGCTGAAGTTCAGCGAGAATGGCAAGAAGCTCTACGCCTCGGGCGGCAACGACAACGTCATTCTGGCTTATAACATCGTTGAGAACAAGCTAAACCTAGCCGACACCCTCCGCCTCGGGCGGCGCTGGCCGAAAGACAAGATCAGCCCGACCGGCATCGAGGTTGACGACGCCCAGAACCGGCTCTACACCGTCACGAAAGAGGACAACTCGCTGTATGTCATTGACCTCAAGACCAAGGCTACCATCAAGAAAGTAGACCTAGGTCATGAAGCGTACAGCTGCCTGCTTTCGCCTGACAAAAAAACGCTCTACATCTCACTTTGGGGCGGTGACAAAGTAGCGCTGTACAACACCCAAACCGGCCAGCTCACGGGGGAAATTGCCACCGAAAGCCACCCCAACGAACTGCTCCAAACCAAGAACGGCCGCTACTTATTCGTGGCCAACGCCAACGACAACTCCGTGTCCATTATCGACACGCGCAGCCGCAAAGTGCTGGAAGTCATTTCCACGGCCTTGTTTCCCACCAAGCTCACCGGCTCCACCACCAACGGCCTAGCCCTTTCGCCCGACGAGAAAACGCTCTACATCGCCAACGCCGACAACAACTGCCTGGCCGTATTCGACGTGACCACGCCGGGCAAAAGCGCGGGTCGCGGCTTCATCCCGACCGGCTGGTACCCGACAAGCGTGAAGACCCTAGGTCAGAAGATCTTGGTAGCCAATGGCAAAGGCTTTTCGTCGCTGGCGAACCCGGCCGGCCCGTCGCCGGTGAAGAAAACCGATAACAGCGGCTCCCACCTAGGCGTCACGAGCCAGCAGGAGGTGCAGTACATCGGCAGCTTGTTCAAGGGCACGCTGTCGTTCATTAAGCAACCTAGCGCCGACCAATTGACCGCCTACTCGAAGCAGGTGTACGCCAATACGCCATTCACGGGCGAGGCGCAGTCGCAGGGCAAGCGCGAGGCCGGCAACCCGGTGCCGAGCAAGGCCGGCGAGAAGTCGCCGATCAAGTACGTGTTCTACGTTATCAAGGAAAATCGCACCTACGACCAAGTGCTGGGCGACATGCCGGAAGGCAACGGCGACTCGACTTTGTGCGTGTTCCCGGAGAAAGTGACGCCGAACCACCACGCGCTAGCGCGCGAGTTTGTACTGCTTGATAACTTCTACGTGAATGCCGAAGTCAGCGCCGACGGCCACAACTGGAGCATGGCCGCCTACGCCACCGACTACACCGAGAAAACGTGGCCGATCAGCTATGGCGGCCGCGGCGGCACCTACGACTACGAAGGCACCCGCAAAATTGCCTACCCTCGCGACGGCTACATCTGGGACTACTGCCAGCGCGCTGGCCTGAGCTACCGTAGCTACGGCGAATTTGCCGACAACGGCAAAGCCAACCTCAATTCCTTGGAAGGCCATATCTGCGTCAAGGCGCCCGGCTTCAACATGGACATCAAGGACGTGGAGCGCGTGCGGGTTTGGAAACAGGATTTCGACTCGTTGCTGGCCCGCAACGCCGTGCCGCAGTTCAGCACCATTCGCCTCAGCAACGACCACACCAGCGGTCAACGCCGCGGCAAGTACACGCCCATCGCCGCCGTGGCTGATAACGACCTAGCTTTGGGCCAACTGGTAGAATACATTTCTAAAAGCGCCATCTGGAAAGAGTCGGCCATTTTCGTGCTGGAAGACGACGCCCAGAACGGTCCTGACCACGTGGATGCGCACCGCTCGCCAGCTTTCGTAATCAGCCCCTACACCCGTAAAGGCGCGGCCAATCACTCGATGTACTCCACCTCGGGTGCCCTACGCACGATGGAGCTGATCCTAGGTTTGCCGCCCATGAGCCAGTACGACGCAGCCGCGCTGCCCCTGTACAACTGCTTTACCACCAGCGCCAACCTAGCTCCTTACCAAGCCCGCGCCGCCCGCGTCAACTTGGAACAGCGCAACGTGGCTTGGAACAAAAGTGCCGAAAAGTCGGAGCGCTTTAACCTAGCTAGTGAAGATGCCATTCCGGATCTGGAGCTAAATGAAGTCATCTGGAAATTTGTAAAAGGCGAAAATGCCGTGGCGCCCGCACCCCGGCGCGGCGCGTTCCTGAAGCTAGAGCAGAAGCGCCGCGACGATGATGACGATTGA
- a CDS encoding glycosyltransferase produces the protein MFTLLTVYFALWFLVLGACTLLFAIQSRKSQPTRVPSPLPRISILIAARNEEAAIGRCLSSIRQLDYPPELIEVLLGDDSSTDATRAVAEAAMQGYAGQFRCLTITTILGTAHGKSNVLAHLAHAATTDYFFITDADIAVPRTWLQGLLAHTQAGVGTVTGITLVQGPRLFHKLQGLDWLLSLGLVQVVSDTGAPVTAMGNNMLVTREAYEATGGYERLPPSITEDYELFRATLRHGFSFRNVFRPEVLAESLPIPTFQRLLHQRRRWMRGVEQLPWWLKMGLAFYGSFYLGVALLAWVAGPIAVAVVLGIKVLQQGVLATLCFRRVGRRPPLELLPVFEVYTVFLTISLTLFRLLPLSFEWKGRRYS, from the coding sequence ATGTTCACGCTGCTGACGGTGTATTTTGCTTTGTGGTTTTTGGTGCTAGGTGCTTGCACCTTGTTGTTTGCCATACAAAGCCGGAAGAGCCAGCCTACCCGAGTACCTAGCCCACTGCCTCGCATCAGCATTCTTATTGCGGCCCGCAACGAGGAAGCCGCCATTGGGCGCTGCCTGTCGAGCATCCGTCAGCTCGACTACCCGCCGGAGCTCATTGAGGTACTGCTGGGTGATGATTCCTCCACCGACGCTACCCGTGCCGTCGCCGAGGCGGCCATGCAGGGCTACGCCGGGCAATTTCGCTGCCTCACCATCACGACCATCCTCGGCACCGCCCACGGTAAGAGCAACGTGCTAGCCCACCTAGCTCACGCAGCCACCACCGACTACTTTTTCATCACCGACGCCGATATTGCCGTGCCCCGCACGTGGCTGCAAGGCTTGCTGGCCCATACCCAGGCGGGCGTCGGCACGGTCACGGGCATTACGTTGGTCCAAGGCCCTAGGCTGTTTCACAAGCTCCAAGGGCTCGATTGGCTGCTGTCGCTCGGCTTGGTGCAGGTGGTATCAGACACGGGTGCGCCCGTCACGGCCATGGGCAACAACATGCTCGTGACGCGCGAAGCGTATGAGGCCACCGGCGGCTACGAACGTCTGCCACCTTCCATTACCGAAGATTACGAGCTGTTTCGCGCCACGCTGCGCCACGGCTTCAGCTTCCGCAACGTGTTCCGCCCCGAGGTGCTGGCCGAGTCACTGCCCATTCCCACCTTCCAACGCCTGCTCCACCAGCGCCGCCGCTGGATGCGCGGTGTCGAGCAGCTGCCGTGGTGGCTGAAAATGGGGCTAGCTTTCTACGGCAGTTTCTACCTAGGTGTAGCGCTGCTGGCCTGGGTAGCTGGCCCAATAGCGGTTGCCGTTGTGCTAGGTATCAAAGTATTACAGCAGGGTGTGCTGGCTACCTTGTGCTTCCGCCGCGTCGGGCGACGGCCACCGTTGGAATTGCTGCCCGTTTTTGAAGTATACACGGTGTTTCTGACCATCAGCCTGACGCTGTTTCGCCTGCTGCCCTTGTCGTTTGAATGGAAAGGCCGGCGCTACTCTTAA
- a CDS encoding TatD family hydrolase: MHLTDSHAHVYSDQFKADRDAMLERALEAGVSTIVMPNIDHTSIDVMLETEARHPEQCIAMMGLHPCSVGKHVERELYLVEDWLNKRKFAAVGECGIDLFWDKTFFPQQQEALRVQIDLAKKHNLPLVLHTREAFQESADLIEAAQDGSLRGVFHCFSGSKEEAERVIKLGFYLGIGGVATFKNGGLDKVLPGLDLKHLLLETDCPYLAPVPYRGKRNEPAYLPLINRRVAELLGTDAEAVADATTQNAKALFNL; encoded by the coding sequence ATGCACCTCACCGATTCTCACGCCCACGTTTACTCCGACCAGTTTAAAGCCGACCGCGACGCCATGCTGGAGCGCGCCCTGGAAGCGGGTGTCAGCACCATTGTGATGCCTAATATCGACCACACCAGCATTGATGTGATGCTCGAAACCGAAGCCAGGCACCCAGAGCAATGCATCGCCATGATGGGTCTGCACCCGTGCTCGGTGGGCAAACATGTAGAACGCGAGTTGTACCTAGTGGAAGACTGGCTCAATAAACGCAAGTTTGCCGCTGTAGGCGAGTGCGGCATCGATCTGTTTTGGGATAAAACCTTCTTTCCGCAGCAGCAGGAAGCCTTGCGCGTACAAATTGACCTAGCTAAAAAGCACAACCTACCCCTCGTGCTGCACACCCGCGAAGCGTTCCAGGAGTCGGCCGACTTGATTGAAGCAGCCCAAGATGGCAGCTTGCGCGGCGTCTTTCACTGCTTTTCGGGCTCTAAAGAAGAAGCCGAGCGCGTCATTAAGCTAGGTTTTTACCTAGGTATTGGCGGCGTGGCGACCTTCAAAAACGGCGGCCTCGACAAAGTATTGCCCGGCCTCGATCTGAAGCACTTGCTGCTCGAAACCGACTGCCCCTACCTAGCTCCCGTACCCTACCGCGGCAAACGCAACGAGCCTGCCTACCTGCCTCTCATCAACCGACGTGTGGCCGAGTTGCTCGGCACCGATGCAGAAGCTGTGGCCGATGCTACTACTCAGAATGCCAAGGCCTTGTTCAACCTCTAG
- a CDS encoding glycerophosphodiester phosphodiesterase family protein: MPRTLFFLLILSPFAVAAQRPLDVQGHRGCRGLMPENTIPAMRKAQDLGVTTLEMDIAISKDKQPLLSHDPFMNADFVFQPDGSPIPKAEEKNYRLYAMPYAEIRRYDVGSHGNPKFPKQQKLKTYKPLLAEVIDSAEAYAQRKHLASPHYNIETKVSPEGDNQFHPVPEEFVQVLMPVLVAKKVLERVTIQSFDPRTLEVVHRQYPAVQTALLVENIKGLDYNLQRLSFQPSIYSPAYKLVTPDLVQSCHQKGVKVIPWTVNSTADINKLIEEQVDGVITDYPDLLSAKLPAK; this comes from the coding sequence GTGCCACGTACGCTATTTTTTCTACTGATTCTGAGCCCTTTTGCTGTCGCCGCGCAACGCCCGCTCGACGTGCAAGGCCACCGGGGCTGTCGAGGCCTTATGCCCGAAAACACCATCCCTGCCATGCGCAAAGCGCAGGACCTAGGTGTCACGACCTTGGAAATGGACATTGCCATCAGCAAAGACAAGCAGCCGCTCCTCTCCCACGATCCGTTTATGAACGCCGACTTCGTGTTCCAACCCGACGGCAGCCCCATTCCGAAAGCAGAGGAAAAGAACTACCGCCTGTATGCCATGCCCTACGCCGAAATCCGGCGCTACGACGTGGGCAGTCACGGCAACCCGAAGTTTCCGAAACAGCAGAAGCTGAAGACCTACAAGCCGTTGCTGGCCGAAGTGATTGACTCGGCTGAAGCATACGCTCAACGCAAACACCTAGCTTCGCCCCACTACAACATCGAAACAAAGGTGTCACCCGAAGGTGACAACCAGTTTCACCCCGTGCCAGAGGAGTTTGTGCAAGTGCTCATGCCAGTGCTGGTAGCCAAGAAGGTGCTGGAGCGGGTCACGATTCAGTCGTTTGACCCGCGCACGCTGGAAGTAGTGCACCGCCAGTACCCCGCGGTGCAAACGGCTTTGCTGGTCGAAAACATCAAGGGGCTGGATTACAATCTGCAACGACTAAGCTTTCAGCCTAGCATCTATAGCCCCGCTTATAAGCTCGTTACGCCTGATTTGGTCCAGAGCTGCCACCAAAAAGGGGTAAAAGTCATTCCTTGGACGGTAAATTCTACTGCCGACATCAACAAGCTGATAGAAGAGCAAGTTGACGGCGTTATCACAGATTACCCTGACTTGCTTAGCGCTAAATTGCCAGCCAAGTAG